One part of the Glycine max cultivar Williams 82 chromosome 14, Glycine_max_v4.0, whole genome shotgun sequence genome encodes these proteins:
- the LOC100796074 gene encoding protein NLP2, protein MEYGGFGSLSECEEELIEELLVQGCWVETSGRSEEMPMGKTWWIGPKANHASVKERLEAAMGYLREYTNNNIQIWVPLRRSAGQELGTDESDTIAFERNRNVKLRLFRSQEGCVGVPVLERGSGTCLGVLEIVMEDEVVSEMMEVVRCVCKAQKVPLALAWAPCVQQKQAKYCGHSRDESYVSTVERACFVGEENPQLLGFQEACSQHHLFRGQGVVGTALATAKPCFATDITAFSNAEYPLSHHASIFDLHAAVAIPLTTFSSSFHFVLEFFLPLDCPDHNHFLNSLSLLLHQACRSTFHLSLIHDHHLDFEFLPTESPSQASWIAHMMEAQSQHIKGVCLSLEEEPKEEFKVTTTHYCNWDSTATSTYQAHDQVVFGEESHTHTFGGKRGRKPGEKRRTKAEKTISLPVLRQYFAGSLKDAAKSIGVCPTTLKRICRQHGITRWPSRKIKKVGHSLKKLQLVIDSVQGAEGAIQIGSFYNSFPELSSQSSKSNNNNNSSSPTAAAAAAQSPQQPLRVKATFADEKIRFSLQPHWGFTELQLEIARRFNLNDVSNGYLVLKYLDDDGEWVVLACDGDLEECKDLHTTSQSRTIRLALFQASPLNNLPNTYTFAAATPSSSLAVSL, encoded by the exons ATGGAGTATGGTGGGTTTGGGAGCCTGTCGGAGTGCGAAGAAGAGTTGATTGAAGAGTTGCTGGTACAGGGATGCTGGGTGGAAACGAGTGGGAGAAGCGAGGAAATGCCCATGGGGAAGACATGGTGGATTGGACCAAAGGCTAATCATGCATCCGTCAAAGAAAGACTAGAGGCTGCGATGGGATACTTGAGAGAATACACAAACAACAACATTCAGATATGGGTTCCCCTGAGGAGGAGCGCAGGCCAGGAGCTTGGGACTGATGAGTCGGATACGATTGCTTTTGAAAGGAACAGGAACGTAAAGCTTAGGTTGTTTAGAAGCCAAGAGGGATGCGTGGGGGTTCCTGTGTTGGAAAGAGGGAGTGGCACATGCCTGGGTGTACTAGAGATAGTAATGGAGGATGAGGTAGTGAGTGAGATGATGGAGGTGGTGAGGTGTGTGTGCAAGGCGCAGAAGGTGCCTTTGGCACTGGCATGGGCTCCATGCGTCCAACAGAAGCAAGCCAAGTACTGCGGGCATTCAAGGGATGAGAGCTATGTGTCGACTGTGGAGAGAGCGTGCTTTGTCGGAGAAGAGAACCCCCAGCTGTTGGGCTTCCAGGAGGCCTGCTCTCAGCATCACCTTTTCCGCGGACAAGGAGTTGTTGGGACTGCCTTGGCAACAGCCAAGCCCTGTTTCGCCACCGACATAACCGCCTTCTCCAACGCCGAATATCCTCTCTCCCACCACGCCTCCATCTTTGACTTGCATGCTGCTGTCGCTATTCCTCTTACtactttctcttcctcttttcaTTTTGTCTTGGAGTTCTTCCTTCCCCTAGACTGCCCTGACCACAACCACTTCCTCAACTCTTTATCCCTTCTCCTTCACCAAGCTTGCCGCTCCACCTTCCATCTTTCTCTCATCCATGATCACCATCTTGATTTTGAATTCTTGCCTACTGAATCCCCTTCCCAGGCCTCCTGGATTGCACACATGATGGAGGCCCAGTCCCAACACATTAAAGGCGTGTGCTTGTCCTTGGAAGAAGAACCCAAAGAGGAGTTCAAAGTCACCACAACCCACTACTGCAACTGGGACAGTACTGCCACCAGTACTTATCAGGCACATGACCAGGTCGTGTTTGGGGAAGAATCTCACACTCACACATTTGGTGGGAAGCGTGGCAGAAAACCAGGCGAGAAGAGACGAACCAAGGCCGAGAAGACTATCAGCTTGCCAGTTCTAAGACAGTACTTTGCAGGAAGCCTAAAAGATGCGGCAAAGAGCATTGGCG TGTGTCCCACGACTCTGAAAAGGATATGCAGACAGCACGGCATAACGAGGTGGCCTTCAAGGAAAATCAAGAAGGTGGGCCACTCTTTGAAGAAACTTCAACTTGTAATCGATTCAGTGCAGGGTGCCGAGGGTGCCATACAGATCGGCTCCTTCTACAACAGTTTTCCGGAGTTGAGTTCTCAATCATCCAagtccaacaacaacaacaactcatCCTCTCctacagcagcagcagcagcagcacaaAGCCCTCAACAACCCTTGAGAGTGAAGGCTACTTTTGCGGATGAAAAAATCCGTTTTAGCTTGCAACCACATTGGGGGTTCACAGAATTGCAGCTGGAAATCGCAAGGCGCTTCAACCTAAACGATGTGAGCAACGGCTACTTGGTTCTAAAGTATTTGGATGATGACGGGGAGTGGGTTGTTTTAGCCTGCGATGGTGATCTTGAGGAGTGTAAAGACTTGCATACAACATCTCAGAGCCGCACAATTAGACTCGCCCTATTTCAAGCTTCTCCTCTTAATAATCTACCAAATACATATACTTTTGCCGCGGCTACCCCTTCTTCCAGCCTCGCCGTCTCTCTTTAG